In Planococcus sp. MB-3u-03, the DNA window CCTCACACGCTGATGCGGCGCATGATTTGGGCCCTGCTGGAGGCACTGGCGCCATGGTAAGAACACTGGCGTTATTTGTGGAGAAGTTGGGTAACAAGGAATAAAAAAACTGCAGCCAAATCGGCTGCAGTTTTTTTATTCGTTTTCCAGTTCTTCCTGCTGGTTGTTTTTGCGTTTTCCAATTGCTGGGCCCATATCGTCGCGCACAGTTTCTTCCGCGACTTTGATACCTGTCATATAAGCGGCGCGGCCGATCAAATGACCAGCGACGGGCTGCGTGATGAACAGGAAGGCGATGGCAATGACCATCTGCGTATTGAAGATGCCTTCATTAAACCAAAAATGGACGAAGGTGCCGAGCAGGATCGATAACACACCGAGTGTCGAGCTCTTAGAGGCTGCGTGTGTCCGTGTGTAGACATCCGGGAGCCTGATGAGCCCGAGGGCGGTGGCGGCGCTAAACAGGACGCCAGTGCTGATTAAAAGGATGATTAGGATATCAACGAGGATCTCGATCGAAAATCTCCCCTCTCTCCAGGAATTTCGCAAAGGCGGCCGTTCCGATAAAGGACAGGATGCTCATCAGCAAAACGACCTCCAGGAAAAATTCCGTCTCAATGATCAATGACAATAAAGCGACGATCGACACGAGCGTCACACCGATCGCATCAAGTGCGACGACGCGGTCTGCAACCGTCGGGCCTTTGACGAGGCGGAATAGAAGGCCAGCAAAAGAAAAACTGACAATCATCAAAGCGATCCAATAAAACATGATCATGACCGGCTCACCTCCAGTATAGCCCGTTCAAATGTGTTCTTGATGGATGACACGGCCGAATCGATGTCTTCAAAATCCAAGGCATGGATATACAGGCGTTTTTGGTCTTCGGAAATGCCGATGACCAAAGTGCCTGGCGTTAATGTAATGAGCGCTGAAAGCAAAGTTATTTGCCAGTCGTCGCTGAGTTCCGTTTCCATTTCAAAAATGGCCGGTTTGATGTTCATTTTCGGGCGGATGACGATGGAAAGGACCTGGATGCTCGACATGAAAAGTTCACGAAGGAACAACAGGAAAAGTGAGATCAACGCCCAGACGCGAAGAATGTACAACCGTTTTGAGAAAAACCGGCGCATCAGGACGATGATGCCGAGGCCGATCAAAAAGCCGATGACGAATCCGGAAGGAGTGAACGACACGGTCATGAACATCCAGACGAGCGCCAGGAAGAAATTCAATAGAACTTGTAAAGACATATTGACCTACTCCTTTAATACCGCATCAATATAGAGCGATGGATTCAGCAGCACTTCACCTGCGTCCGAAATGAACGGCATGAAGAGTTCCGCACCGGCGCCGAGGAATACAGTCAAGGCGACGAGTATAGCTGTCGGGACGAACATCGACAGATAATGTTTCCGGTCGATCGTGGCAATTTTAACCGGCTCGCCCCAGAATGCATAGATGAAGATCCGGACAACGCTCAACAACACGAGCAAGCTAGTCGCCAGGATCACGAGGCTGCCCCAGAAATGAGTGCCTTCAAAGCCGCCTTGGACGATCAGCAATTTGCCGGGGAATCCACTGAGCGGTGGGATTCCGGCAAGGCCGAATGCCGCAACGAGGAAGGTCCAGCCGAAGACTGGGTAGCTCTTGATCAATCCGCCCATCTTGCGCAAATCGCTGGTTCTGAAAATGACGGTCAAGATGCCGACCAGAAGGAACAGCGCCGCTTTGATGAGCATGTCGTGCACCAAGTAGAAAATGGAGCCTTCGACGCCCGCTGCGTTCATTTGCGAAATGCCGAACAAGATGACGCCGACTGCGATGATGATGTTGTAGATGATGATCTTTTTCACATCAAAATAGGCAAGGGCACCGACGCAGCCTGCCAGGATCGTCAAAATTGCGATGATCGCCAGCAGTTCGTGGGTAAATCCGGTATTCATCGTAAAGAACAAGGTATAGGTTCTCATGATGGCGTAGACGCCGACTTTTGTCAGCAATGCGCCGAACAAGGCAAGAATGGCCATTGGCGGTGCAAAATAGGAACCTGGCAGCCAGAAGTAAAGCGGGAAAATCGCCGCTTTGAAACCGAAGACGACCAGGAACAGTACGGCGATGACCGTCAGGATGCCGACTGCTTCGATTTGCGGGATCTTGACAGCCAAGTCGGCCATATTGAGCGTTCCTGTGACAGAGTATAGATAAGCGACTGCGGAAACGAACAAGGCCGATGAAATGATGTTGACGAGCAAATATTTGATTGATTCGCGCAGCTGCGGTTTTTCACCGCCGTGGACGATCAATGCATAGGAAGCCATCAGCAGCACTTCGATAAAGACGAATAAGTTGAAAATATCGCCTGTCGTGAAGGCGCCGTTGACTCCGGTCATCAAGAACAGCACAGCCGGGTAGTAGAACGACTGCTCCCGTTTCACGCCGATCGTCGGGATGCTGTAGAACAGCACGAACAGCGTGACGATGGTGGAGCTTAGCACCAATAGCACCGAGAACATATCGGATACCATGGAAATACCGAACGGGGCAGGCCAGCTGCCGAGCGTCACGGCTTGGACGCCGTCACTGTTAACTTTCGAGAATAGCACAAGCGCCGAAGCGAGTGTCGCGACAACGCCTACAATCGCCACTGCGCGCTGCATGTGCAGCTTTTTTGGGAACAGCATCAAAATGGCGGCAAAAATCAATGGGATGACTACGGGGAACAAGACTAAATTACTCATAATCTTCTGTACCTCTCAATAGCTCCATATTGTCTGTGCCAAGTTCCTGGTAGGCGCGGTAGGCGAGCACCAGGAAGAATGAAGTGACCGCGAACGAAATGACGATCGCTGTCAGGATCAGCGCCTGCGGCAAGGGATCGGCATAATCGCTAACCGATACCCCGTCAGCCACAACAGGCGGCGCAGTGCCGCCTAGGCCGCCCATCGTCAGCAGCAGCAAGTGTGCGCCATGACTCAGGAGGCCTGTGCCGATAATGATGCGGATCAAACTTTTCGATAGCATTAAATATACAGCTGCCATGAACAATAAGCCGATGGCAACCGACATGACTATTTCCATTATTCATCCTCTCCAATCGTTTGAATAATGGTCATCGTTACTCCTACAACAACCAAATAGACGCCTATATCAAATAACAATGCCGAGTGCAGGGACGTTTCGCCGAACAGCGGCAAATCGAAATAATCATAGGCATGCGTGAAGAATGGGACATCAAAAATGACCGAAGCGCTGGCAGTTGCGATGGCAATCAACAAGCCGACAGCAGTCAGCACGACGTAATTAATCGGCAGGATCTTCTTGATGGTCGGGATGTCGAACGCAAGCATCAACAAGACGATGGCACTTGCGGTTAGCAATCCCCCAACAAACCCGCCGCCCGGCGTATAGTGGCCGGCGAAGAAAATATGGACAGCAAACATCAAGATGATGAAGGTCACCACTTTCGTGGCGGTTTGAAGCATGACATCATTTGTTCTCATGCTGACCCTCCTTTTTCGTGAGGCGAAGGCGGATCATCGTAATAATCCCGATGCCCGCAATGCCGAGTACTGCAATCTCGAACAAGGTATCAAACCCGCGGTAATCGACAAGAATGACGTTGACGATATTCCCGCCGCCTGCTTCAGAGTAAACCGTTTCCTTGTAGAACTCGGAAATCGAAGGCAATGCTTTCTGTGAATGGGCGGATAATGCAACCAAGGTCATCGTAACGCCGACGCCAAGTGCAACGAGTGCATTGCCGAAACGGAATTTCATGCGCTCTTCCTTGCGGCTGATCTGTGGCAAATGGTAGAACGCCAGCAAGAACAGGGCGACCGAGATGGTTTCGATGACGAGTTGTGTCAACGCCAAGTCAGGTGCGCGGAAGATGACGAACAACAGCGCCACTGAATAGCCAACAGCCCCAAGTGCGATAATCGCGGTCAAGCGGGACTTGGAACCGAGAATCGTCAAGGTTGCGCCGACCAATGCCAGCAGAATGACGATTTCGTAGACGCCAATTGGCGCCAAATTGCTGAAATCGATCTGGAACGCTTCGTTCAAGAACAATGTCAGCAAAACAATGAAGGTCATGAAGCTGAACATATAGACGAGGTATGAACGGATAAACCCTGTCATATAAATGCGGGAGAAGCGGTTGGCCCCTCCGTCGCTGAGCAGCATCATTTCATCGTAGAGACGGTTCAGTGAAATTGAATCGGGATACAAATCGTATAGGTGCTGCCACTTGCGCAGCGTCCAGAACATCAAGCCGCCGATCGCAAAAATACCAAGCGTCATGAACAATTCGGTATTGAATCCGTGCCACGCTGAAACGTGGATGTCCACATTCTGCGGGGAATCGTAAAGAAACGGCTGGATTGCCGCAACGGCCGGTTTGACGAGCCAGTCGCCGATCAAGTTCGGGATGAAGAAAATCAATACGACAAGCGCGGCAAGGAAGACCGGTGAAATAAGCATGCCGATCGGTGCTTCATGCGCTTGTTTCGGCAATTGGTCCGGCTGATGTTTGCCGGCAAATGTATGGAACACAAAATACAAGCTATAGATGAACGTGAAGACCGAGCCGATCCAAGCGATGATCGGGAACAAGACCCACCAGACGTCCATCGAGAACATATTGAATTCCTGCAGCGACAGCATCGCCGTCAAGAACATTTCTTTACTGAGGAAGCCGTTGAAAGGCGGGAGGCCAGCCATCGACAAGGAGCCAATCAATGCGACCGTGAAACTGACCGGCATCAAACTCATCAAACCGCCGAGTTTCCGGATGTCGCGCGTCCCTGTTTCATGGTCGACAATGCCCGCGATCATGAACAGGCTTCCTTTGAAGGTTGCGTGGTTGATCAAATGGAAGATCGCTGCGAACGCTGCATATTTGAGATAACTATCGGCAGCGCCTTCCACGTGATAAGCGGCTGCAGCGACACCGAGCAAGGACATGATCAGCCCGAGCTGGGACACAGTCGAGAAGGCCAGGATCCCTTTCAGGTCCTTTTGCTTCAAGGCGAAGAATGATGCCCACACCATCGTGAACAACCCAACGCCGGCAACGAGCCACATCCATACTTCAGACAAGGCGAACACAGGGGTCAAGCGGGCGACCAAATAAATGCCGGCTTTAACCATCGTCGCGGAGTGGAGATAGGCACTGACAGGCGTCGGCGCTTCCATCGCATCCGGCAACCAAATGTAGAACGGAAACTGTGCTGATTTCGTAAATGCGCCGAGCAGCACAAGGACCAATGCCCAGATGAAGAAATCATGCTGTGCGAGTTCCGGTGCCTGCGCGATCAATTCGCGGATCGAATACGTGCCGCCCATGATGCTGAGCAACACAAAGCCCCCCAGCATCATCAATCCGCCGAAGACGGTAATCATCATCGACTTCAATGCGCCGAATCTAGAGCGGTCGCGCGTATACCAATAGGCGATCAACAGGAATGAGGAAATCGAAGTCAATTCCCAGAACAAGTACAGCGTAATCAGATGATCCGACTGAACGACGCCAAGCATGGCGCTCATGAAGATCAATAGATATACATAGAAATTATGTAATTGTTCGCGGTGCTTGTCCAAATAGAAAATTGAGTAAAGCACGACGAGCGCGCCGATTCCGGTGATCAGCAAAGTGAACAATAAACTCAACCCATCGAGGTACGCGACAAAGGCGATATCGAGGGAAGGGATCCAGGAAAGTTCAGATACATAAGTGCCACCTTCCATAACTGAAGGAAGGCGGGTGGCGTAGTATAAGAACAGCGCTGCCGGAACCAGCAAAACGAACCAGCCTGTGTGGATCTGGCCGAGTCGTTTGAATAGCAGCGGAATAAACAGCGCTGCAAGGATCGGTATGAAAATCAGAAATACAAGAGACAAAATGAATCCTCCTTCCAAAGTGGTACGTGATGAGTTTCTAATTAAAAGTATAACGCATTCAGAGCGGTTTTGCACCGCACACCCTCGCGGCAAGGAGGAGGAACGTGAAGATTTCTCGCATTTTGTAATAGGAAGAAACTCAGTAATCTGACTATTGCGAATTTAAAAAAGCACAAAAAAAGAACCGGCTGAAGGAAGGTTTCTTCTTTCAACCGGTGCTATTTGGCTGAAGCTAGGAATGTTTTAATTCCTGTTCCAAGAGCACATCCTCGAAATCCTGGTCTGGTTGTTTTTTTGTATACCAGAGGAAAGCGAAGGCGAAGACGAATAATGTGCCGGTTACGATGAAGACGGAGGAAATCCCGATAAATCCGCTGATGATGCCGCCGAACATCGGGCCGACGATGTTGCCGAGAAAACGGAAGCTGGTGTTATAGCCCATCACTTCGCCTTGAATATCGATCGGCGCTTCACGGCGCATCAGGGCAGTCGTTGTCGGAATCATGCCGCCGACCGCTACACCGAAGAACAAGCGCAGAACGATCAGCTGCCAAAGCTCAGTGACGAAAGCTTGCGGGATGATGAACAAGAACGCGAGCAGCAACAGCAAGCCGAGAATCTTCTCATAGCCGACCGAATCCCCGAGCCGTCCCCAGAGCCTAGCAAACAGCAAATTGCCGACGCCCGTCGCGCTGAACGTGACACCTGCGAGAAAGGCCACTTGTGCGGTGCCTTCCGTCAATTCCGCCACATATAAAGACAATAAGGGCTGGATGCTGAAATTGCCGATTTGGATCAAAGCAGTGATGATCATAACATTCAGCAGCAAGCGGTGGTGCAAGATGCCTTGGATCACGGTGCTGCGCGCATAGACATGTGCACCTTTTCGTTTTGGCTTGCGGATTTCTTTCAGCCCGAAAACGACGAACAAGGCGGCGATGCCAATGATGGTGGCGGTGATGAGGAAGGTGTAAGTGAAACCGAACGCATCCGCCATCAAGCCGCCAATCACCGGCCCGAACAAAGTGCCCGACACACTGCCCATTTGAAGCGTGCCGAGCGTCTTGCCGGCGGTCTCCTTGGACGTCTGGGAACTGACGAAAGCAAGTGAAGTCGGGATGAATCCCGTGACGACCCCCATGAACAAGCGGATCATAAACAATCCGAGCACGGAATCGGCCGTCCCCATCAAAAAGATGCTGGTGGCGATTCCGAAGCCGTTGATGATCAATATCGGTTTAAAGCCGTATTTGTCTGCAATGCGCCCCCAAACCGGCGACATGAACAACGCAGCAACGAAGGTCACGCCAAATACCAGCCCTGACCAGCGCTGCACATATTCATCCGAAAAATTGCCGAGTGATTCGATGTACAGCGATAAAAACGGCATAATCATCGTCGTGCTGCCGGCGACCAGGAAATTGGTAAACATGATGATATAGAAATTTCTTTTTGAGTATCCAGTTGGAACCCCTTCTTTCTGAAAACCAAAACTCTTCCTATATTATATAATAGTTCGTTACCCGAAAAAGCAGAATAAATTACCACTGTATTCTGAATTATTCTATGCTAGAATAAAGCGGGGTGAAACGAAATGAAAAAGTTTATGGTCAGTAATGCTCCTGGTCTCTGCAGTTGCGTTGGCAGCTTGCGGCAGCTCGGAGGAACCACAAGAAACAAGCGGCACGGAGCCTGCTTCAACAGAAGAAGTGCAAGGCTATCCGCAGCTTGAACCAGGCATAACGGAAGAAACGCTAGTGGATATGAATACATCCGAAGGCACGATCCGCATCCGGCTATTCCCGGAAATCGCGCCAAAAGCGGTAGAGAATTTCCTTGGACATGCCGAATCCGGTTATTATGAAGGCGTCATTTTCCACCGTGTCATTGAGGATTTCATGTTGCAGACCGGTGACTCAACAGGCACAGGGGGCGGCGGCGAGAGCATTTACGGCGAGCCGTTCGAAGATGAATTCAGCGATCAGCTGTTCAATTTCCGCGGCGCCTTGTCGATGGCAAATGCAGGGCCGGGAACGAACGGCAGCCAATTCTTTATTGTGCAGGCAACAGAAATTGAAGAAGGCAGCGCCTCTGATTATCCAGAGGAAATCACTGCCGCTTACGAAGAAATGGGCGGAACGCCTTGGCTGGACGGGATGCATACCGTCTTTGGCCAGGTCGACGAAGGCATGGATGTCGTCGACAAAATCGCTGCAGTCGAAAAGGGTGATAAAGACAAACCGCTTGAAGACATCGTCATCGAATCGATTGATATCATCGAGCAATAAGAAAAAAGCTATCGCCTCGAGCGATAGCTTTTTGTCTGTTTATGATGAATCATCAACGGAGCGCGCGGACGATCCGGCTGACGCCATCTTCCAAAGTCTGTTGAGGGCACCCGATATTCATGCGCAAGAACCCGCGGCCAGCTTCACCGTATTTTGATCCCGGTTCAAGCGCCACTTTGCCTTTTTCGAGCAGGAGTTGCATTACTTCGTCTTCACTGACACCAAGCGCCCGGTAATCGATCCATAATAAATAAGTCGATTGCGGCTTGCGGATCTTCAAGCCAGGAACTTCGCGTTCGAGCCGTTCCACCGCATAATCGATATGGTGGGCTAACACTTCGAGCAATTCATTCAGCCACGGTTCGCCCTGTTCGTACACGGCTTTCCATGCAACAGGCGCAAATGCATTCAAAGAGCCGGTGCCGTGTGCTTGCATATGCTGTTCCAACCGCATGCGCTTATCGGAATCGGGAGCAACGATCATGGCCGCTTGAATGCCGGCCAGGTTAAACGTTTTTGTCGGGGCGATGCACGTGAAGATGCGGTCATGCTCGCTGCCGGCAACCGACAGTAGAGGGGTATGGCTTTCCCCTGAATGGATCAAGTCGCTATGGATTTCATCCGAAAGAATCAAGACATCATGGCGTGCGCATAACTGGACGATGTTCTCCAATTCATCCGCTGTCCATAATTTGCCGCCAGGGTTATGCGGGTTGCACAGAATGAACAAACGGGCTTTTTCAAGCTTGGCTTCGAAATCTTGCCAATCGATGGTGTACTCGCCGTCTTGCTCTGTCAATTCGGAGTACAGCACCCCGCGCCCGAGATTTGTAGGGATGGAGAAAAATGGCGGGTAAACAGGCGGTGTCACCAGTACGTGATCGCCGGCGTCGGTAAAGACATCGATGATGCTTGCCATGGCCGGGATGACGCCTTGATGAAACAGCATCCAATCCGTTTCGACCGTTAAGCCGTGGCGTTTTTTCAGCCAGTTCGCAGCTGCCGTCTTGCACTCCTCGCATATGTATGAATAACCGAAAATCGGATGTTCCAATCGTTCTCGCAAAGCGTCAGTCACTGGAGGCGGAGCCGGAAAGTCCATATCCGCTACCCACATTGGCAATATGTCGGATGCATCCTGGATCCCGTATATTTTCTCCATCCGCTCCCATTTCACGGAACGGCTTTTCCTGCGGTCATGCACTTGTTCGAACAAATTCAAAGCAATCTCCTCATTTCTTTTGGGTTTCTATGATATTATAGCTGGTAACGATACAGGAATGATAGGTGAAAACGAATGGATACGGTGGACATGGATAAAAGAGCGCTAAGGATCATGGAGGGGTGGGATCCCTTTTCTGTCGGCACGGGCGAATACAAGACAGAAGCGGCCGATGTCATCGACAGGCTGCACGATATCGACCATCCGTCAGATTTAGCGAAAGCGATCCAAGGCATATACGAATCAAGCTTCAAGCAATGGATTCCACTGGAGAAATGCGTAGAAGTCTCCTATAAGCTATTGGCTGTAAAGTATGAAGCGAAACACATCATTTGAAAAAAGCCAAAATAAAAAAGCTCCGGCACATTGCCGAAGCTTTTTTATTTTGTTGTTTCCAGTCCGTCAAGCAAGTTGGAAGCAGGTACTTCGAGTGCATTCGATAGCACTAGGATCGTTTGGACGGATGGTACTTCTTCGCCGCTTTCATAGGATTCAAGGCGTGCTGTGCCGATGCGTGTTTTTAAAGACAAGTCATCGAGCGACAAGTTGCGTTCTTCCCGCAGCATTTTCAATTGGGTGTGCAAATCTTTTTTCAAAGTCATACACTCCTTTTCTTAAAGACTTCCTTCTAGCCCCATCATACCACGCGGGAGTGTTTTCTTACATAAAGAGTTGTGGCATTTTTCGAACAATGGAATCAACTGAAGATATCGATGATGCCATTGATAAAGACGATGACGATAGCGGCCGGTGCGACGTAGCGGACTAAGACACGCCATACTTCGACCCATGTCTTTTGCTGGGTCAATTCATCATGCGCATCTTTATTGCTCAGGACATATCCGGCGAATAGAGAGATGAACAATGCGCCGAGCGGCAAGCCGATTCGGCTCGTCAAGATATCGACGAAATCAAAGAATGTATAGCCGAAGAATACAGGTTCGCTCATAACACCGAACGATAGGGCGCTTGGGATACCGACAACAAAGATCGCCAAGCCGATGATGAATGCCAAACGGCGGCGGCGGTCGTATTTGTTTTTGACGGCAATCGACACGGTGATCTCAAGCATCGAGATGGATGAAGTCAAGGTAGCGAACAATAACAGGATGAAGAAAATGATAATCAGGAATTGTCCCATGAACAACTGGTCGAAAATGGCTGGCAAAATGATGAAGACCAGCCCTGGCCCCTGATCCGGCAAGTAATCAAGTGCGAATACTGCTGGGAAGATGATCAACCCGGCCATGATGGAAATGACAATATTCAAAGATACGACACTGACGGCTGACCGCGTTAGATTCTCGGATTTCTTCAAATACGATGCATAAGTGATCATTCCAGCAACACCGACACTCAAGGAGAAGAACGCTTGCCCGAGTGCCACTAAAGCCGTTTCGAAATTGAAGAACGACCAGTCAGGAACGAACATAAAGCGAACGCCTTCCATCGCGCCGTCGAGTGTCAATGAACGGATCATTAAGATGACGAAGAAGATGAGCAAGGCTGGCATCATGATTTTGCTGGCGCGTTCAATGCCGGCCTTGATGCCGCCTTGGACGATCCAGATCGTCAATGCCATGAATGCGGCTTGTGCGATCAGCACTTCCAATGGATTGCTGATGATGCCGCCGAACAATTCGGCGAAATCTGCATCGCCCAGCCCCGACAATTGCAAAGTGACGGCGCGTACCAGATACGATAGCACCCAGCCGCCGACTACACTGTAAAAGGAAAGGATCAAGAAAGAAAAAATAAATCCGGACCAGCCGATCAAATACCACGGCTTTCCGGGTGCTTGTTTTTTGAGTCCGCTAACGGCATCTGCCTGTCCGCGGCGCCCGATGACGAATTCAGCAAGCAAGATCGGCAAACCGATCAAGACGGTGCTCAAGATGAACAGCAAAATAAAACGCTGCCCCGTTTGGCAGCGGGTTAGTACGGGAACTGCCAGATCGCCCCGAGGCCGATTGCACTGCCGGCTGCTGAGAGTATGAAAACGGTCTTGGACGTCCATTGTTCACGTGCTATCATAATTGGTTCCTCCTAAATCGATTAGATTTCACTATTGTACACGAGCCCTTCAGAAAAAAATAGAATTATTTAAAAATGCATTGAATTTCTTCTGTATAATAGAAATAAAAGGAAATTCACTAGAAAGAGAGCTGATGGGGAGATGGATGAAAACAGCAAACCGGTAAGCGGAAATAATCGAAATGAAGATCGGGAAATGGTTCAATTGGCAGAAGAGCTCAGGCGGTTTGCCTATCAAAATGGCATGGCGGCGGACAAGACGAATCCTTTTTTCAATCGGGTTCAGGACCTTGCCGCCGGCGAGGAGAAAGGCGGTAATTTAGAGCTGATGCTCCACCGTGCAGCTGCAGCGCAATTGGCTCAATATCCCGAGCTCCATAACGATGGGAGCGCGATTGGGTTTCAGGAAGACCGGGAAAGCCATTTGGCGCTGCAGTCACTGCCGCTCAATGAGCGCATGGCTGCCGTTCTGTATTTGGTAAATGGCCGTGAATTATCGTTTGCTGCCCAGGCGCTTCACCTCGATGAACGGGAGCTGCTCGAACTAGCGGACAGCGCGAAGCATAAATTAGCAGAAAAGTTATCTGTGGAGGATCAACAAGAACTTGTGCAGCGGCTGCAATTCCTGGAGAAATCCATCAAGCGGATTAAGTTCTCGGAAAGGGAAGCGCCGATTCAAGAAACTCTGGGTGCTGACGAACAGCGAATAGAGCAGGTCCCGAAAGTGAAAAGACCGGCCATCTGGTTGGTCGCGGCATCGATAGCCTTGCTTGCAGCAGTCGTCGGTAGTTCTTTTTTCTTCGACAGTTTCCGTTTGCCTGCTGCATCGGAAGCATCAGAAGGACAGCTGACGCAGGAAATGGCAAATGAAATGGAACAACAATATGCGGAGACGAGAGAAAACGCGAAACAACGCCTCGGGTTGGGCGAGGGGGAATTTGCAGAGTTTGCCTACGTCGCTGATGCTGACCAAGAAAAGACGAGCTATTTAGCCGCAGCAACCTGAAGCAGCACGAAGACGATGCGGAACTCTTCACTAAACAGATGGAAGAATTGACCTGGAGGATTGAAACGCCGAAAGGAATGGGCGAATCTTGGCAAATTCCGGCCATATGCCTGTCGATGAAATGGACCGTTTTATGGAACTGTATTTCGCGAAAACAAACGAACTGCAGGACTTTGCAGAAAATATTTTGAAAATAATGAAGAACATTTGCCCGCCGCATCCGCTCATTACGGCGAGCCGCAGCTTTAATAGAAGATATCCCGGACGCATCGGCAGAACTGGAACAATTGCTCGCTGCCTGGCTGGAATACGGGCTGCGCTTTCGTCTGGCGGATCCTGAGCGGATGCATTTATTGACGAAAGATATTGATCAATTACAGCAGCTCCCGCAATTCCAAACGCATCCGTTTGCTTTTGACTACTTACAGCTATTCATGTTCTACCCT includes these proteins:
- the mnhG gene encoding monovalent cation/H(+) antiporter subunit G, which gives rise to MRNSWREGRFSIEILVDILIILLISTGVLFSAATALGLIRLPDVYTRTHAASKSSTLGVLSILLGTFVHFWFNEGIFNTQMVIAIAFLFITQPVAGHLIGRAAYMTGIKVAEETVRDDMGPAIGKRKNNQQEELENE
- a CDS encoding Na(+)/H(+) antiporter subunit F1; protein product: MIMFYWIALMIVSFSFAGLLFRLVKGPTVADRVVALDAIGVTLVSIVALLSLIIETEFFLEVVLLMSILSFIGTAAFAKFLERGEIFDRDPR
- a CDS encoding Na+/H+ antiporter subunit E; its protein translation is MSLQVLLNFFLALVWMFMTVSFTPSGFVIGFLIGLGIIVLMRRFFSKRLYILRVWALISLFLLFLRELFMSSIQVLSIVIRPKMNIKPAIFEMETELSDDWQITLLSALITLTPGTLVIGISEDQKRLYIHALDFEDIDSAVSSIKNTFERAILEVSRS
- a CDS encoding Na+/H+ antiporter subunit D; amino-acid sequence: MSNLVLFPVVIPLIFAAILMLFPKKLHMQRAVAIVGVVATLASALVLFSKVNSDGVQAVTLGSWPAPFGISMVSDMFSVLLVLSSTIVTLFVLFYSIPTIGVKREQSFYYPAVLFLMTGVNGAFTTGDIFNLFVFIEVLLMASYALIVHGGEKPQLRESIKYLLVNIISSALFVSAVAYLYSVTGTLNMADLAVKIPQIEAVGILTVIAVLFLVVFGFKAAIFPLYFWLPGSYFAPPMAILALFGALLTKVGVYAIMRTYTLFFTMNTGFTHELLAIIAILTILAGCVGALAYFDVKKIIIYNIIIAVGVILFGISQMNAAGVEGSIFYLVHDMLIKAALFLLVGILTVIFRTSDLRKMGGLIKSYPVFGWTFLVAAFGLAGIPPLSGFPGKLLIVQGGFEGTHFWGSLVILATSLLVLLSVVRIFIYAFWGEPVKIATIDRKHYLSMFVPTAILVALTVFLGAGAELFMPFISDAGEVLLNPSLYIDAVLKE
- a CDS encoding Na(+)/H(+) antiporter subunit C: MEIVMSVAIGLLFMAAVYLMLSKSLIRIIIGTGLLSHGAHLLLLTMGGLGGTAPPVVADGVSVSDYADPLPQALILTAIVISFAVTSFFLVLAYRAYQELGTDNMELLRGTEDYE
- a CDS encoding Na(+)/H(+) antiporter subunit B → MRTNDVMLQTATKVVTFIILMFAVHIFFAGHYTPGGGFVGGLLTASAIVLLMLAFDIPTIKKILPINYVVLTAVGLLIAIATASASVIFDVPFFTHAYDYFDLPLFGETSLHSALLFDIGVYLVVVGVTMTIIQTIGEDE
- a CDS encoding Na+/H+ antiporter subunit A: MSLVFLIFIPILAALFIPLLFKRLGQIHTGWFVLLVPAALFLYYATRLPSVMEGGTYVSELSWIPSLDIAFVAYLDGLSLLFTLLITGIGALVVLYSIFYLDKHREQLHNFYVYLLIFMSAMLGVVQSDHLITLYLFWELTSISSFLLIAYWYTRDRSRFGALKSMMITVFGGLMMLGGFVLLSIMGGTYSIRELIAQAPELAQHDFFIWALVLVLLGAFTKSAQFPFYIWLPDAMEAPTPVSAYLHSATMVKAGIYLVARLTPVFALSEVWMWLVAGVGLFTMVWASFFALKQKDLKGILAFSTVSQLGLIMSLLGVAAAAYHVEGAADSYLKYAAFAAIFHLINHATFKGSLFMIAGIVDHETGTRDIRKLGGLMSLMPVSFTVALIGSLSMAGLPPFNGFLSKEMFLTAMLSLQEFNMFSMDVWWVLFPIIAWIGSVFTFIYSLYFVFHTFAGKHQPDQLPKQAHEAPIGMLISPVFLAALVVLIFFIPNLIGDWLVKPAVAAIQPFLYDSPQNVDIHVSAWHGFNTELFMTLGIFAIGGLMFWTLRKWQHLYDLYPDSISLNRLYDEMMLLSDGGANRFSRIYMTGFIRSYLVYMFSFMTFIVLLTLFLNEAFQIDFSNLAPIGVYEIVILLALVGATLTILGSKSRLTAIIALGAVGYSVALLFVIFRAPDLALTQLVIETISVALFLLAFYHLPQISRKEERMKFRFGNALVALGVGVTMTLVALSAHSQKALPSISEFYKETVYSEAGGGNIVNVILVDYRGFDTLFEIAVLGIAGIGIITMIRLRLTKKEGQHENK
- a CDS encoding MFS transporter; this translates as MFTNFLVAGSTTMIMPFLSLYIESLGNFSDEYVQRWSGLVFGVTFVAALFMSPVWGRIADKYGFKPILIINGFGIATSIFLMGTADSVLGLFMIRLFMGVVTGFIPTSLAFVSSQTSKETAGKTLGTLQMGSVSGTLFGPVIGGLMADAFGFTYTFLITATIIGIAALFVVFGLKEIRKPKRKGAHVYARSTVIQGILHHRLLLNVMIITALIQIGNFSIQPLLSLYVAELTEGTAQVAFLAGVTFSATGVGNLLFARLWGRLGDSVGYEKILGLLLLLAFLFIIPQAFVTELWQLIVLRLFFGVAVGGMIPTTTALMRREAPIDIQGEVMGYNTSFRFLGNIVGPMFGGIISGFIGISSVFIVTGTLFVFAFAFLWYTKKQPDQDFEDVLLEQELKHS
- a CDS encoding peptidylprolyl isomerase yields the protein MLLVSAVALAACGSSEEPQETSGTEPASTEEVQGYPQLEPGITEETLVDMNTSEGTIRIRLFPEIAPKAVENFLGHAESGYYEGVIFHRVIEDFMLQTGDSTGTGGGGESIYGEPFEDEFSDQLFNFRGALSMANAGPGTNGSQFFIVQATEIEEGSASDYPEEITAAYEEMGGTPWLDGMHTVFGQVDEGMDVVDKIAAVEKGDKDKPLEDIVIESIDIIEQ